From the genome of Oxyura jamaicensis isolate SHBP4307 breed ruddy duck chromosome 2, BPBGC_Ojam_1.0, whole genome shotgun sequence, one region includes:
- the KLHL7 gene encoding kelch-like protein 7 isoform X2 yields the protein MLESKSFEVELKDAEPDIIEQLVEFAYTARISVNSNNVQSLLDAANQYQIEPVKKMCVDFLKEQVDASNCLGISVLAECLDCPELKATADDFIHQHFTEVYKTDEFLQLDVKRVTHLLNQDTLTVRAEDQVYDAAVRWLKYDEPNRQPYMVDILAKVRFPLISKNFLSKTVQAEPLIQDNPECLKMVISGMRYHLLSPEDREELVEGTRPRRKKHDYRIALFGGSQPQSCRYFNPKDYSWTDIRCPFEKRRDAACVFWDNVVYILGGSQLFPIKRMDCYNVVKDSWYSKLGPPTPRDSLAACAAEGKIYTSGGSEVGNSALYLFECYDTRTESWHTKPSMLTQRCSHGMVEANGLIYVCGGSLGNNVSGRVLNSCEVYDPATETWTELCPMIEARKNHGLVFVKDKIFAVGGQNGSGGLDNVEYYDIKMNEWKMVSPMPWKGVTVKCAAVGSIVYVLAGFQGVGRLGHILEYNTETDKWIANSKVRAFPVTSCLICVVDTCGANEETLET from the exons ATGCTTGAATCCAAGTCCTTCGAAGTGGAGCTAAAAGATGCAGAACCTGACATTATTGAACAGCTTGTGGAGTTTGCTTATACTGCAAG aatttctgttaACAGCAATAATGTCCAGTCTTTACTAGATGCTGCAAACCAATATCAAATTGAAcctgtgaaaaaaatgtgtgtggattttttgaaagaacaagTTGATGCTTCAAATTGTCTTG gtaTAAGTGTGTTAGCAGAATGCTTAGACTGTCCAGAACTGAAAGCCACTGCAGATGACTTTATCCATCAACATTTTACTGAAGTTTACAAGACAGATGAATTTCTTCAGCTTGATGTTAAACGTGTGACCCACCTCTTGAACCAAGATACGCTGACTGTGAGGGCAGAAGATCAG gTTTATGATGCAGCAGTCAGATGGCTGAAGTACGATGAGCCAAATCGCCAGCCATACATGGTTGACATTCTTGCTAAAGTCCGATTTCCTCTTATATCAAAGAACTTCTTAAGTAAAACAGTTCAGGCTGAACCACTTATTCAGGATAACCCAGAATGCCTTAAAATGGTGATCA GTGGGATGCGATACCATCTACTTTCCCCAGAAGACAGAGAAGAGTTAGTAGAAGGTACGCggccaagaagaaaaaaacatgattatCGCATTGCTTTGTTTGGAGGCTCGCAGCCCCAGTCCTGCAGATATTTTAATCCAAAG GATTACAGCTGGACAGACATCCGATGTCCCTTTGAAAAGCGCAGGGATGCAGCTTGTGTCTTCTGGGACAACGTAGTTTATATTTTGGGTGGTTCCCAGCTCTTCCCTATAAAGCGAATGGACTGCTACAATGTGGTGAAGGATAGCTGGTATTCCAAGCTAGGACCTCCAACACCTCGAGATAGccttgcagcctgtgctgctgagggcaAAATTTATACATCTGGTGGTTCAGAAGTGG gaaattcTGCACTGTATTTGTTCGAATGCTACGATACGAGAACGGAGAGCTGGCACACCAAGCCCAGCATGCTGACTCAGCGCTGCAGCCATGGAATGGTGGAGGCGAATGGCCTCATTTACGTGTGTGGAGGAAGCTTGGGAAACAATGTTTCTGGAAGAGTACTCAATTCCTGTGAAGTTTATGATCCCGCCACCGAAAC gtGGACTGAGCTGTGTCCAATGATTGAAGCCAGGAAGAATCATGGACTGGTGTTTGTAAAGgacaaaatatttgctgtggGTGGACAAAATGGCTCAG GTGGCCTTGATAATGTAGAATATTACGATATCAAGATGAATGAATGGAAGATGGTGTCTCCAATGCCATGGAAAGGTGTAACAGTGAAGTGTGCTGCTGTGGGATCTATAGTCTATGTCCTGGCTGGTTTTCAGGGTGTTGGTCGCTTAGGGCACATTCTTGAATATAACACTGAAACAGACAAGTGGATAGCCAACTCCAAAGTCCGTGCTTTCCCAGTGACGAGTTGTTTAATCTGTGTTGTAGACACTTGTGGtgcaaatgaagaaacattAGAGACCTGA
- the NUP42 gene encoding nucleoporin NUP42, translated as MAICQFFLQGRCRFGDKCWNEHPRGGGGRHQAGAARGGGGWGAANQRYTNVIQPSAFKSGAWGGSKDPGRGMFGSSDLGSSGGGGRSADFSQNRFSALSSQSLGDGYRDEEERLLECIVKDMEIWESSGQWMFSSYSPMKEKPNITGFQDFSPEELRLECYNCRANNNAQTYLNSVQHLAKEWKERLLQLKALNASTKVALLSELKSTAMQPLPSFGFGGQQTSSFGMSSFPVNSSSNSASNFSFKTSSSLLSASSGNAPVFGSSSAGCSPPAFGAMSSASVSHPAGFGGPSAPSAASFSFKLSETTSGFGTSGFSGFGSSSTMNSSSSTPLPAFGAFNAAAQASPSHSGSTLFGQTAGASGHNLTPAPSALTNSGTADKLFTPKSELTAEELKQFEAKRFMLGRIPLKPPPIELLNI; from the exons aTGGCCATCTGTCAGTTCTTCCTGCAGGGCCGCTGCCGCTTCGGCGACAAGTGCTGGAACGAGCACCctcgcggcggcggcgggcgccaCCAAG CAGGCGCtgccagaggaggaggtggatgGGGCGCCGCCAACCAGAGGTACACCAACGTTATCCAGCCGTCTGCCTTTAAGAGCGGCGCCTGGGGCGGCAGCAAAGATCCCGGACGAGGAATGTTCGGCTCCTCCGATCTTGGGTCgtccggcggcggcggcagaaGCGCAGACTTTTCCCAGAACAGGTTCTCCGCGTTAAGCAGTCAAAGTCTCGGTGATGGCTATAGAGATGAAGAAGAGAGGCTTCT TGAATGTATAGTGAAAGACATGGAAATTTGGGAGTCTTCAGGACAATGGATGTTTTCATCTTACTCACCTATGAAAGAGAAGCCTAATATTACAG GCTTTCAAGATTTCTCGCCAGAAGAATTGCGTCTGGAGTGTTATAACTGCAGAGCAAACAATAACGCTCAGACCTat TTAAATTCTGTCCAACATTTAGCAAAAGAGTGGAAAGAGAGGCTGCTGCAGTTGAAGGCTTTAAATGCGTCGACAAAAGTAGCATTG CTCTCCGAGTTAAAGAGCACGGCCATGCAGCCATTACCTTCGTTTGGATTTGGAGGACAGCAAACATCCAGCTTCGGGATGTCAA GTTTTCCTGTGAACAGCAGCAGTAACAGTGCCAGcaatttctcctttaaaacaaGTTCCAGTCTCCTCAGCGCATCGTCAGGAAACGCCCCTGTTTTTGGCAGctcttctgctggctgcagtcCTCCCGCCTTTGGTGCGATGTCCTCTGCTAGCGTTTCCCATCCTGCTGGTTTTGGTGGCCCATCAgctccctctgcagcctccttctcGTTTAAGCTTTCTGAAACAACCAGCGGTTTTGGAACTTCTGGGTTTTCAGGCTTTGGCAGTTCTTCTACTATGAACTCTTCAAGCAGCACTCCACTTCCAGCTTTTGGAGCTTTTAATGCAGCAGCACAAGCGTCCCCCTCGCATTCAGGCAGTACTTTATTTGGTCAGACTGCCGGTGCCTCCGGACATAACCTAACACCAGCGCCTTCTGCACTCACAAACAGCGGTACAGCGGATAAGTTATTTACACCCAAGAGTGAATTAACAGCAGAAGAGTTGAAACAGTTTGAAGCAAAAAGGTTTATGCTGGGAAGGATACCTCTTAAGCCACCACCAATAGAactcttaaatatttaa